From a single Oreochromis niloticus isolate F11D_XX linkage group LG3, O_niloticus_UMD_NMBU, whole genome shotgun sequence genomic region:
- the LOC102076579 gene encoding P2Y purinoceptor 14-like — translation MVDPKYETSPSNQTCDAVDTSASTFFMVVYSLLFVVGLPLNGFVIKFYCCQAQHQASSSLKVFLKNLTAADFLLCLSLPLRIGHYSSRSMIIWQLYCSFGASAFYLNMCASIIFMGYIAANRYLKIVDPSRTRVLQTVRTARIISMITWIFLVTTGIIFIILFFITHKSLPSSISRCVLIFSPLVTMSFKIIQALCVVTFLVVFISLVFFYYSISHRVLQAHQRQLASSGSEKLLKSRRNMLVLVSIFCVCFAPFYLVRLPSAFLWSSCSVGPALYYLQEVTTMVAAFNVCLDPLVYFFLCKTFHAQVRMAFRRTNIQQANEESE, via the exons ATGGTTGATCCAAAATATGAGACTTCACCTTCCAACCAGACCTGTGATGCTGTCGACACATCAGCCAGCACTTTCTTTATGGTGGTCTACAGTCTGCTGTTTGTT GTGGGTCTACCTCTCAATGGCTTCGTCATAAAGTTCTACTGTTGTCAAGCTCAGCACCAGGCATCGAGCAGCTTGAAGGTCTTCCTGAAAAACCTGACAGCTGCCGACTTtctgctctgtctctctctgccaCTGCGCATTGGCCACTATAGTAGCAGATCTATGATCATTTGGCAGCTCTACTGCAGCTTTGGAGCCTCTGCCTTCTACCTCAACATGTGTGCCAGCATCATATTCATGGGGTACATCGCTGCCAACAG GTATCTGAAGATTGTTGATCCTTCACGAACTCGTGTCCTGCAGACAGTGCGGACTGCCCGCATCATCTCCATGATCACCTGGATTTTTCTCGTGACTACAGGAATTATTTTCATCATCCTGTTTTTCATCACTCATAAATCTCTGCCTTCTAGTATCAGCCGCTGTGTTCTCATCTTTAGTCCACTGGTCACCATGTCCTTCAAAATCATTCAGGCTTTGTGTGTTGTTACTTTCCTCGTGGTCTTCATATCCCTGGTCTTCTTCTACTACAGCATCTCCCACAGGGTGTTGCAGGCACACCAGAGGCAGCTGGCCTCCTCTGGCTCAGAGAAGCTCTTGAAGTCTCGCAGGAACATGTTGGTGCTGGTCAGcatcttttgtgtttgttttgcccCATTTTACCTGGTTCGACTACCCTCAGCTTTTCTGTGGAGCAGCTGTTCTGTGGGTCCAGCGTTGTACTACCTGCAGGAGGTGACCACCATGGTTGCAGCTTTCAACGTCTGTCTGGACCCTCTTGTTTACTTTTTCCTCTGTAAGACTTTTCATGCTCAGGTGAGAATGGCATTCAGGAGGACCAACATCCAACAAGCAAATGAGGAAAGTGAGTAG
- the LOC102076659 gene encoding P2Y purinoceptor 14-like: protein MVHPKNETVPSNQSCGNVDTSVNPFITLVYSLVFLVGLLLNGFIMKFYCCQAQQQASSSLMVYLKNLTAADFLLCLSLPLRIIHYNSSSPMVQLLHCTVGASAFFLNMYTSIIFMGYIAANRYRKIVHPSGTHIPQTVRTARIISVITWVILLAPTITFISFFISSKQPLTTNYCVDSFSSSVSLLYKILHTFSAIIVLLVFISLVFFYYSISRRVLQAQQRQLASSGSEKLVKSRRNMLVLVSIFCVCFVPYHLVRLPFTFLWTSCSVSAVLYNLQEVAAMVSVFNVCLDPVVYFFLCKSFRARVRKASRRTNIQQANEESESSREQLDITTSTPVLQGSDL, encoded by the exons ATGGTTCACCCCAAAAATGAAACAGTGCCTTCGAACCAGTCCTGTGGTAATGTCGACACATCAGTCAACCCTTTCATTACACTGGTCTACAGTCtggtgtttctg GTGGGTTTACTCCTCAATGGCTTCATCATGAAGTTTTACTGTTGCCAAGCTCAGCAGCAGGCATCAAGCAGCTTGATGGTCTACCTGAAGAACCTGACAGCTGCTGACTTccttctctgcctctctctgccACTGCGCATAATCCACTATAACAGCAGCTCTCCCATGGTTCAGCTGCTCCACTGCACAGTTGGAGCTTCTGCTTTTTTCCTCAACATGTACACCAGCATCATATTTATGGGGTACATCGCTGCCAACAG GTATCGGAAAATCGTACATCCTTCAGGAACTCACATCCCGCAAACAGTACGAACTGCGAGAATCATCTCTGTCATCACCTGGGTTATTCTCCTGGCTCCAACAATCACTTTTATCAGCTTTTTTATCAGCTCCAAGCAACCTTTGACCACTAATTACTGTGTTGATTCCTTTAGTTCATCAGTCAGCCTGCTGTACAAAATCCTCCACACCTTCTCTGCAATCATTGTCCTCTTAGTCTTCATATCCCTGGTCTTCTTCTACTACAGCATCTCCCGCAGGGTGTTGCAGGCACAGCAGAGGCAGCTGGCCTCCTCTGGCTCTGAGAAGCTGGTGAAGTCTCGCAGAAACATGTTGGTGCTTGTCAGcatcttctgtgtttgttttgtccCCTATCACCTGGTTCGACTTCCCTTTACTTTTCTGTGGACCAGCTGCTCTGTGAGTGCAGTGTTGTACAACCTGCAGGAGGTGGCTGCTATGGTGTCAGTTTTCAACGTCTGCCTGGACCCTGTTGTTTACTTTTTCCTCTGTAAGAGTTTTCGAgctcgggtgagaaaggcgtcCAGGAGGACCAACATCCAACAAGCAAATGAGGAGAGCGAGAGCAGCAGGGAGCAGCTGGACATCACTACATCAACACCAGTGTTGCAGGGCAGTGATCTGTAA